From Jeotgalibaca dankookensis, one genomic window encodes:
- a CDS encoding DEAD/DEAH box helicase yields MEWRKVPVLTLSEENLPNDIFNKGVALYGTNKVNQQTVEEKPSRVKITFSVASNPLVMTEVNVDAIRENLSGTCTCSYFKNNEGPCEHLIASMLKYNDLADQHNAQESENKAEIEVEPETDNYLAATYIMNNMTDFLDADTGYRGRKKVKFEYQFAIQSLDEDEESSIRVRVGTNKLYQIKNVEQAAELFLRETPQWFGKDFEYDPAEHYIGSKDRNMLYTLLELKNYHFQSKSYYNYSAGNKTEITVPPVMIKETLKKVLDTENHSVKIHHQDKAFEEIIDPIIFEEGETLLPLSFEISEVAGREDLYEFRQEEKEAMPFHLFPIQKVMVQENTLYFLLDEELRIINILINATHGNKKDRVVIPKNMMRDFMTSSVPTIRKRFSLTVSPKVKKEFQKEKLKAKLYLDWQEERLWVDLQFFYGEESYRPLVFNETDGLPETVLVDLEAEGAILNVFYDFEFPFDIVEDKLSLYDPDEIYRFIYDALPEFGEMMEIYTTENMNHLLYTAQASPQLVIDMNEKSNLLQVTFDIEGIDEAELKKIMKDLAANKKYRRLSNGKLINLKDQAFQQYQETLQQLDINPTKASREMEMPLHRIFALDDATLQRANLKNPVKEFLKRLDSLETINYPRPSALVANLRPYQEEGFQWLKMLDAYGFGGVLADDMGLGKTVQALTYIASSIEENDQPILVVCPSSVLYNWQKEARQFLPNLETALITGPKEERDLKIAQAKADGIKLWITSYPVLLRDIDLYGEIIFRSIILDEAQIVKNNIAKTTKAVRQLKAHTKFALSGTPLENQLGELFSIFSIVVPGLFPSQKAFKNMDIAQINRKIKPFVLRRLKKDVLTELPDKVESVEYIDLADQQKAMYLSQLRLVRSETNELLEAGTVNENRIKILAGLTRLRQICCDPRLVNPDYQGESAKLERLMEYLDNARENGKRVVLFSQFTQMLQIIRNRLAEQERDYFYLDGQTPNLERLALTTRFNEGEKDLFLISLRAGGTGLNLTGGDTVILYDSWWNPAVESQATDRVHRYGQTKKVQVIRMICTGTIEERINELQDKKRELIDQVITEGKQSFTSLSKEEIIGILGDE; encoded by the coding sequence TTGGAATGGAGAAAAGTACCAGTATTGACTCTGTCAGAAGAAAATTTACCCAACGATATATTTAACAAAGGGGTAGCCCTTTATGGAACAAATAAAGTAAACCAACAAACCGTAGAAGAAAAACCGAGCCGTGTCAAAATTACTTTTTCAGTTGCCAGCAATCCATTAGTAATGACGGAAGTAAATGTGGATGCGATTCGCGAAAATCTTTCTGGAACGTGTACATGCTCTTACTTTAAAAACAATGAAGGTCCCTGTGAGCACCTAATCGCTTCCATGCTTAAATACAATGATTTAGCTGATCAACACAATGCGCAAGAATCTGAAAACAAGGCTGAAATAGAAGTAGAACCAGAAACGGATAACTACCTAGCAGCTACTTATATTATGAATAATATGACGGATTTTTTAGATGCGGATACAGGTTACCGCGGACGAAAAAAGGTAAAATTTGAATATCAATTTGCCATTCAATCATTGGATGAAGACGAAGAAAGTTCTATCCGAGTCAGAGTGGGCACAAATAAGCTTTACCAAATTAAAAATGTAGAACAAGCTGCTGAGCTGTTTTTACGTGAAACTCCGCAATGGTTTGGTAAAGATTTCGAATATGACCCAGCGGAACATTACATTGGTTCTAAAGACCGTAATATGCTTTACACCTTGTTAGAACTCAAAAATTACCACTTCCAATCAAAATCCTATTACAATTACAGCGCAGGAAATAAAACTGAAATTACCGTACCACCGGTTATGATTAAAGAAACTTTGAAAAAGGTATTGGATACAGAAAATCATAGCGTTAAGATCCATCATCAAGATAAAGCCTTTGAAGAAATAATTGATCCGATTATTTTTGAAGAGGGAGAAACCTTACTGCCTTTATCTTTTGAGATTTCTGAAGTAGCTGGTCGTGAAGATCTCTATGAATTTCGCCAAGAAGAAAAAGAAGCTATGCCTTTTCATTTGTTTCCAATCCAAAAAGTTATGGTTCAAGAGAATACTTTATACTTTTTATTAGATGAAGAGTTGCGCATTATTAATATTTTAATTAATGCTACACATGGTAATAAAAAAGATCGGGTCGTTATTCCTAAAAATATGATGCGCGACTTTATGACCAGTTCGGTTCCAACAATCCGGAAACGATTTTCTTTAACAGTCTCTCCTAAAGTAAAAAAAGAATTTCAAAAAGAAAAACTCAAGGCGAAGCTGTATTTAGATTGGCAAGAAGAGCGTCTCTGGGTAGATTTACAATTCTTTTACGGTGAGGAGTCTTATAGACCACTCGTATTCAATGAAACGGACGGTTTGCCTGAAACAGTCTTAGTAGATTTAGAAGCAGAAGGAGCCATTTTGAATGTCTTTTATGACTTTGAATTTCCTTTTGATATTGTAGAGGATAAGTTAAGCCTTTATGATCCCGATGAAATATACCGTTTCATTTATGATGCCTTGCCTGAGTTTGGTGAGATGATGGAAATTTATACCACTGAGAATATGAACCATCTTCTCTATACTGCTCAAGCTTCCCCACAATTAGTTATTGATATGAATGAAAAAAGTAATCTACTACAGGTCACCTTTGACATTGAAGGTATTGATGAAGCCGAATTAAAGAAAATTATGAAGGATTTAGCCGCTAATAAAAAATACCGTCGTTTATCTAATGGCAAACTCATCAACTTAAAAGATCAAGCATTCCAACAGTATCAAGAAACTTTACAGCAATTAGATATTAACCCTACTAAGGCTAGTCGCGAGATGGAAATGCCTTTACACCGTATTTTTGCTTTAGATGATGCCACCTTGCAACGTGCTAATTTGAAAAATCCGGTTAAGGAGTTTTTAAAACGATTAGACTCATTAGAAACGATTAATTATCCGCGGCCAAGTGCTCTAGTCGCCAACTTACGCCCTTATCAAGAAGAAGGCTTTCAGTGGTTGAAGATGCTGGATGCCTATGGGTTTGGCGGTGTTTTAGCAGATGATATGGGTCTTGGAAAAACGGTCCAAGCGCTCACTTACATTGCTTCATCGATTGAGGAAAATGATCAGCCCATCTTAGTTGTTTGCCCGTCCAGTGTTTTGTATAACTGGCAAAAAGAGGCCCGTCAATTTTTACCTAATCTTGAAACAGCTTTAATTACCGGTCCCAAAGAAGAGCGGGATCTTAAAATCGCGCAAGCAAAAGCGGATGGAATTAAGCTATGGATCACTTCTTATCCTGTTTTATTACGTGATATTGATTTGTATGGTGAAATAATTTTCCGGAGTATTATTTTAGACGAAGCACAAATTGTTAAAAATAATATTGCTAAAACGACTAAAGCAGTCCGTCAATTAAAAGCTCATACAAAGTTTGCTTTGAGTGGGACACCTTTAGAAAATCAATTAGGAGAGCTCTTCTCTATTTTTTCTATTGTTGTTCCCGGTTTATTCCCATCTCAAAAAGCCTTTAAAAATATGGACATTGCACAAATAAATCGGAAAATAAAACCATTTGTTTTGCGTCGACTCAAAAAGGATGTTTTAACTGAACTACCAGATAAGGTAGAATCTGTTGAATATATTGACTTGGCTGACCAACAAAAAGCTATGTACCTGTCTCAATTGCGCCTCGTTCGGAGCGAAACCAATGAGCTATTAGAAGCAGGGACAGTTAACGAAAACCGAATTAAAATCCTAGCAGGATTGACGCGTTTGCGCCAAATTTGTTGTGATCCCCGCTTAGTTAATCCCGATTATCAGGGGGAGTCGGCCAAACTAGAACGGTTGATGGAGTACTTGGATAATGCACGCGAAAATGGGAAGCGTGTGGTCCTATTTTCGCAATTTACACAAATGCTTCAAATTATTCGAAACCGTCTAGCTGAACAAGAGCGTGATTATTTTTATTTGGATGGTCAAACTCCAAACCTAGAACGCTTAGCTTTAACGACACGCTTTAATGAGGGTGAAAAAGATTTATTTTTAATTTCCCTACGAGCAGGCGGTACTGGTTTGAACTTGACTGGTGGCGATACGGTTATTCTCTATGATAGTTGGTGGAATCCCGCAGTTGAAAGCCAAGCAACGGACCGTGTTCACCGTTATGGACAAACCAAAAAAGTCCAAGTCATTCGAATGATTTGTACCGGTACTATTGAAGAGCGGATTAATGAATTACAAGATAAAAAACGCGAATTGATTGACCAAGTGATAACGGAAGGAAAACAATCCTTTACAAGCTTATCCAAAGAGGAAATTATCGGTATTTTAGGCGATGAATAA
- a CDS encoding GNAT family N-acetyltransferase, with translation MTFIHAQETDMPEIMQIINDAKRRLQKSGIDQWQDGYPNEESLGQDISRGDYYLYVREEKLMAVLALVFDGDPNYKVITNGEWLTEDKPYSALHRVAVAEQELGKGVMGQVFKIAETETLKRGYASLRVDTHPDNKRMQRAIEKAGYTYCGHIYLENGDLRYAYEKVLH, from the coding sequence ATGACATTTATTCACGCACAAGAAACGGATATGCCAGAAATTATGCAAATTATTAACGATGCAAAAAGAAGATTACAAAAAAGTGGCATTGATCAATGGCAAGATGGCTATCCGAATGAAGAATCATTAGGACAGGATATTTCTCGTGGTGATTATTATTTATATGTTCGCGAAGAGAAGCTCATGGCCGTTCTAGCATTGGTTTTTGATGGCGATCCGAACTATAAGGTGATTACAAACGGTGAATGGTTGACGGAGGATAAGCCTTATAGTGCGCTTCACCGTGTTGCTGTTGCTGAACAAGAATTAGGTAAAGGGGTTATGGGACAAGTATTTAAAATAGCGGAGACAGAGACACTAAAAAGAGGCTATGCCAGTTTAAGAGTTGATACACACCCTGATAATAAACGAATGCAGCGGGCGATAGAAAAAGCGGGCTACACCTATTGTGGCCATATTTATTTAGAAAATGGCGATTTACGTTATGCATACGAAAAAGTACTCCATTAA
- a CDS encoding GatB/YqeY domain-containing protein codes for MTIQEQVSKDFIQARKDKDKLKTDVLRIIKSYFDAFKIDNGREMDDKEQVNYLLKEQKQTEEAITFAKEANRADLVEENQAKREIIGAYLPQMMTEAEVTEFLTKKGVPDMVMKDAMKLAMSELNGKAEKRMVSQVVKKLLAK; via the coding sequence GTGACGATTCAAGAACAAGTGAGTAAAGATTTTATTCAAGCGCGTAAAGACAAGGATAAATTGAAGACAGATGTTTTGCGAATAATCAAATCATATTTTGATGCATTTAAAATCGATAATGGACGCGAAATGGATGATAAAGAACAAGTGAATTATCTCCTGAAAGAGCAAAAACAAACGGAAGAAGCCATTACGTTTGCAAAAGAAGCAAATCGTGCTGATCTAGTAGAAGAAAATCAGGCGAAACGAGAAATCATTGGGGCTTACTTACCTCAAATGATGACCGAAGCAGAAGTAACCGAGTTTTTAACTAAAAAAGGCGTTCCCGATATGGTTATGAAAGATGCGATGAAACTTGCTATGAGTGAATTGAACGGTAAAGCAGAAAAACGCATGGTTTCTCAAGTAGTTAAGAAGCTTCTAGCTAAATAA
- a CDS encoding NADPH-dependent FMN reductase, with amino-acid sequence MKIGIISGSVREQNNATAVSEWVHNFATQRNDEGVDYELVHLSDYELPLLGARIPEKVKEKTMSTIKNWSEKMASFDGYVFITPEYNHAIGGALKNALDYLKPEVANKAAAMVGYGGLGGTRAHANMRLILGGLGVATVPRSTNFSLMTDFENMSIFKPNAYNEVNANGMLDDLVLWSQAFQTIR; translated from the coding sequence GTGAAAATTGGTATTATTTCAGGAAGTGTGCGGGAACAAAATAACGCAACAGCAGTATCAGAATGGGTTCATAATTTTGCAACACAACGTAATGACGAAGGTGTTGATTACGAATTGGTGCATCTATCCGATTACGAACTTCCTTTATTAGGAGCAAGAATTCCAGAGAAAGTGAAAGAGAAAACCATGTCTACAATAAAAAACTGGTCTGAAAAAATGGCTAGTTTTGATGGCTATGTTTTCATTACACCAGAGTATAATCATGCAATTGGTGGTGCTTTGAAAAACGCACTTGACTACCTAAAACCAGAAGTAGCTAATAAAGCTGCTGCAATGGTCGGTTACGGCGGTTTAGGTGGAACACGTGCACATGCTAACATGCGTTTGATTTTAGGTGGGCTCGGTGTTGCAACGGTTCCGAGATCAACGAACTTTTCTTTAATGACTGACTTCGAAAATATGTCAATTTTCAAACCAAACGCTTATAATGAAGTGAATGCAAATGGCATGTTAGATGATCTCGTTTTATGGTCACAAGCGTTTCAAACAATTCGTTAA
- a CDS encoding ABC transporter permease, with product MIRNIFMSTLLSLRAHKLRVFLTMVGIIIGIASVVTIAALGEGVRQESLGLADTTQANVVTIKHGADTADDSGMMYVEDDFTFSKSDMRRISRLEGVASVLPGYETWGMVSEDSIDANLDYFGAQASSSLTPFKKETRIAYGRNITSQDAGRDVIVLSHEVLDYGIIVDDPTQLLGQALSINGFMFEIIGIKEAFDYETMLPNSDYTWEESYTSVVPHAAFNQLTGTRDIKSLKIKTSDAAERDVVTMAVLDDLMMAYPDDDGYFEEDRTNEQMLEEINTYINSIVMFLVAITAISLFVGGIGVMNIMYVSVTERKREIGIRRAIGAKPRMILWQFLLEAAFITFIGGLIGLLLGYGIATLIGHFINMPVYLTPGIMTIATSVSILTGLIFGIIPALSASRMDPIKAIYQ from the coding sequence ATGATTCGAAATATTTTTATGAGTACCCTATTAAGTTTACGTGCCCATAAGTTGCGTGTCTTCTTAACCATGGTGGGAATCATCATTGGGATTGCCTCTGTCGTAACGATTGCTGCGTTAGGAGAAGGGGTGCGCCAAGAGAGTTTGGGCTTAGCCGATACTACGCAAGCAAATGTGGTGACGATTAAGCATGGAGCTGATACAGCAGATGACTCGGGCATGATGTATGTGGAAGATGATTTTACCTTTTCAAAATCAGATATGCGTCGGATTTCACGTCTGGAAGGAGTAGCATCTGTTTTGCCAGGCTATGAGACGTGGGGAATGGTCTCTGAAGATAGCATTGATGCAAATCTTGATTATTTTGGCGCCCAAGCTAGTAGCAGTTTAACACCTTTTAAAAAAGAAACACGAATTGCTTACGGCCGGAATATTACTTCTCAAGATGCTGGTCGTGATGTGATTGTGTTATCCCATGAAGTATTGGATTATGGCATTATTGTCGATGATCCTACACAATTACTAGGCCAAGCATTGAGTATTAATGGGTTTATGTTTGAAATTATCGGAATCAAAGAAGCTTTTGATTATGAAACGATGCTCCCTAATAGTGATTATACCTGGGAAGAATCCTATACTAGTGTCGTTCCACATGCGGCTTTTAATCAACTAACCGGGACACGAGACATTAAATCTTTAAAAATTAAAACATCTGATGCGGCTGAACGTGATGTGGTAACAATGGCAGTTCTGGATGATTTGATGATGGCCTATCCAGATGATGATGGTTACTTTGAAGAAGATCGTACCAATGAACAGATGCTTGAGGAAATCAACACCTATATCAATAGCATTGTAATGTTCTTAGTGGCAATTACAGCAATTTCTTTGTTTGTTGGTGGTATTGGTGTCATGAATATTATGTATGTGTCAGTTACGGAGCGGAAACGCGAAATTGGTATCCGGCGCGCCATTGGGGCTAAACCACGCATGATATTGTGGCAGTTTTTATTAGAAGCCGCTTTTATTACCTTTATTGGGGGATTAATTGGACTTTTACTTGGTTACGGTATTGCGACTTTAATTGGTCACTTTATCAACATGCCAGTCTATTTAACCCCAGGTATTATGACAATTGCAACTTCCGTTTCCATACTAACCGGATTAATCTTTGGAATAATCCCTGCTTTGAGTGCTTCAAGAATGGATCCTATTAAAGCAATTTATCAATAA
- a CDS encoding ABC transporter ATP-binding protein: MDTKEHRLLVEITDATKVFYSGKLATNVLKNVDLRIYEGDFLMILGKSGSGKTTLMNIIGFLDRLTTGTYSFLGEDISHLSENKKSEIRNQNVGFIFQQFHLIQSLNVSQNVELPLVYGGESNRKERLKLSKKYLELVGIPEKMQAKTTELSGGQQQRVAIARALINEPLIIMADEPTGALDSETGAGVMELLKGLNRSGKTIVMVTHDEDLLAYATRVIRMQDGSFIEEERMNG, from the coding sequence ATGGATACAAAGGAACACCGCCTTCTCGTTGAAATAACCGATGCCACAAAAGTTTTCTATTCAGGAAAATTAGCTACAAATGTACTTAAAAATGTTGATTTACGGATTTATGAAGGAGATTTTCTAATGATCCTGGGTAAATCTGGGAGCGGGAAAACAACTTTAATGAATATTATTGGATTTTTGGATCGCTTGACAACGGGTACCTATTCTTTTTTAGGAGAGGATATCTCACATCTTTCTGAAAATAAAAAATCAGAAATTCGAAATCAGAACGTCGGCTTTATCTTTCAACAGTTTCATCTCATTCAATCATTAAATGTCAGTCAAAATGTGGAGCTTCCGCTCGTTTATGGGGGCGAATCAAATCGTAAAGAACGCCTAAAACTTTCAAAAAAATACCTAGAATTAGTAGGGATTCCAGAAAAAATGCAAGCTAAGACAACCGAACTTTCAGGTGGGCAACAACAACGTGTGGCGATTGCACGTGCTTTGATTAATGAACCCTTAATCATTATGGCAGATGAACCAACGGGTGCGCTTGACTCAGAAACAGGCGCTGGAGTAATGGAACTTCTTAAAGGGTTAAACCGCTCTGGTAAAACCATAGTGATGGTTACCCATGATGAAGACCTGTTAGCTTATGCCACACGTGTTATTCGGATGCAGGATGGTAGCTTTATTGAAGAGGAGAGGATGAACGGATGA
- a CDS encoding efflux RND transporter periplasmic adaptor subunit has product MKKKWFWIGGVLLAIIIAVVVVGFIGNRNEPIDDSLVMEDPFGIEYFTVPPMEQVYVNGIVKPEQSQDFNQETTLGTKSDLQVENGQVVEKDTLLYSYTNEELLREISKMTSEAARLETQRANTAYKQQLAIDRWYAASDEERENQTLDEIYMEFNIPDIDSQIQEAYTMIADLEAEAYTEVLAPFKGKVVIPEEITANAPLMKLISENFYVSGTLNEKDLEKVKVDQAADITVVSNNFTTRGKVSFVDTTPADSETDAFGGASTMSSYPVKLDFDSLEGIVNGYHVQATIQLEENQVWIPAAAIHTEGEKSYVLVNDFGTVAKRVIQLGKEKDQEVEITSGLEAEDEIIVSSKEALQEGDILDPTMMEVPLPEEE; this is encoded by the coding sequence ATGAAGAAAAAATGGTTTTGGATTGGCGGCGTCTTACTCGCTATTATTATAGCGGTCGTTGTCGTGGGATTTATTGGCAATAGAAATGAACCGATTGATGACTCACTCGTGATGGAAGATCCATTTGGAATTGAATATTTTACCGTTCCACCTATGGAACAAGTCTATGTAAATGGTATTGTAAAACCGGAACAATCTCAAGATTTTAATCAAGAAACTACACTGGGAACTAAAAGTGATTTGCAAGTAGAAAACGGTCAAGTTGTTGAAAAAGATACACTTTTATACAGCTATACCAATGAAGAACTCTTAAGAGAAATTTCAAAAATGACCAGCGAAGCAGCACGTTTAGAAACACAACGCGCAAATACTGCTTATAAACAACAACTAGCCATTGACCGTTGGTACGCTGCATCCGATGAAGAACGTGAAAATCAAACGCTAGATGAAATTTATATGGAATTTAACATACCTGATATTGATTCCCAAATCCAAGAAGCATATACGATGATTGCTGATTTAGAAGCAGAAGCGTATACAGAAGTATTAGCACCTTTTAAAGGAAAAGTAGTTATCCCAGAAGAAATAACAGCAAACGCACCACTTATGAAATTAATTTCAGAAAACTTCTATGTTTCAGGCACGTTAAATGAAAAAGACCTTGAAAAAGTAAAAGTAGATCAAGCGGCCGATATTACCGTGGTTTCTAATAATTTTACGACTCGTGGAAAAGTATCGTTTGTTGACACGACGCCCGCTGATAGTGAAACAGATGCCTTTGGTGGTGCTTCAACCATGTCTTCTTATCCAGTAAAACTAGATTTTGACTCCTTAGAAGGGATTGTAAATGGTTACCATGTTCAAGCAACTATTCAGTTAGAAGAAAATCAAGTGTGGATTCCAGCAGCAGCTATTCATACAGAGGGAGAAAAATCTTATGTGCTTGTTAATGATTTTGGAACCGTGGCAAAGCGTGTCATTCAATTAGGTAAAGAAAAAGACCAAGAAGTTGAAATTACAAGTGGATTAGAAGCTGAAGATGAGATTATTGTCTCTTCAAAAGAAGCGTTGCAAGAAGGAGATATACTCGATCCAACTATGATGGAAGTACCATTGCCAGAGGAGGAGTAA
- a CDS encoding amidase — translation MIEINRSEDALYYATAVREKRLSAKELVLQAIMKIETHNKQMNAVIHPRFEAALKEAESRDFTGKPFGGVPILLKDMGQTLKGEPATSGSVLLKNVRSHQTSHYTQALQDAGFIVIGQTNIPEFGFKNITEPELYGPSRNPWNTAYSPGGSSGGAAAAVATGMVPIAGASDGGGSIRIPASFTGLVGLKPTRGRMPVGPGSGRNWQGASIDFALTKSIRDTSTLLQSMQTVQLAAAFQTPLLPNNFMENSKRQFRIAYSLKSPIDSPVSDEVKKAVLKIVAWLEKNGHDVSEKDPNYDGISLMKSYYTMNCGETTAMLEGIENQLGRGLTIDDMELVTWVLYQAGKNISAADYSRTLKAWDATAETMAHFHDDYDLLLTPTTADVAPLVGQEWQSQELQAKMATIQDYSASEQAQIVWDMFDESLPITPFGMQANLTGAPSLSLPVHLTASGLPLGVQLTAPKGREDWLLVLGEAIEAASLFI, via the coding sequence ATGATTGAGATAAATCGTAGTGAAGATGCGCTTTACTATGCCACTGCTGTTCGCGAAAAACGTTTATCTGCCAAGGAGCTCGTTCTACAAGCAATTATGAAGATTGAAACTCATAATAAACAAATGAATGCCGTGATTCATCCCCGATTTGAAGCAGCTTTGAAAGAAGCAGAGTCACGAGATTTCACTGGCAAGCCTTTTGGGGGTGTCCCTATTTTATTAAAAGATATGGGCCAAACGCTAAAAGGTGAGCCTGCTACTTCTGGATCGGTTTTATTAAAAAATGTTCGTAGTCATCAGACCAGTCATTATACTCAAGCCTTGCAAGATGCTGGTTTTATTGTAATTGGCCAAACCAATATTCCTGAATTTGGCTTTAAAAATATTACTGAGCCTGAACTTTATGGTCCTAGTCGTAATCCTTGGAATACCGCCTACTCTCCAGGAGGATCAAGTGGAGGTGCCGCTGCTGCTGTTGCAACTGGTATGGTGCCAATTGCTGGGGCCAGTGATGGGGGCGGGTCTATTCGTATTCCTGCTTCTTTTACCGGTCTCGTGGGTTTGAAACCAACTCGCGGGCGTATGCCGGTTGGACCGGGGAGCGGACGAAATTGGCAAGGTGCCTCTATTGATTTTGCGTTAACCAAATCAATTCGTGACACAAGTACGTTGCTACAATCTATGCAAACCGTGCAGTTAGCTGCTGCTTTCCAGACACCGCTTTTACCGAATAACTTTATGGAAAATAGTAAGCGACAATTTCGAATTGCTTACTCTTTAAAATCGCCCATTGATTCGCCAGTGAGTGATGAAGTTAAAAAAGCCGTTTTAAAGATAGTGGCTTGGCTTGAAAAAAATGGTCACGATGTCAGTGAAAAAGATCCAAATTATGACGGGATTTCTTTAATGAAGAGTTATTACACAATGAATTGCGGGGAAACAACTGCGATGCTAGAGGGGATTGAAAATCAATTAGGTCGCGGGCTTACCATTGACGATATGGAGTTAGTGACTTGGGTCCTCTATCAAGCTGGTAAAAACATTTCGGCTGCTGATTATTCGCGTACTTTAAAAGCATGGGATGCTACTGCTGAAACCATGGCTCACTTTCATGATGATTATGATTTATTATTAACACCTACCACTGCTGATGTGGCACCTCTTGTTGGTCAAGAATGGCAATCTCAGGAGTTACAGGCTAAAATGGCTACTATTCAAGATTATTCAGCCAGTGAACAAGCCCAAATTGTTTGGGATATGTTTGATGAGAGCTTACCCATCACACCGTTTGGGATGCAAGCGAACTTAACAGGCGCGCCATCTTTAAGCCTACCCGTTCATTTAACAGCATCGGGTCTCCCTTTAGGCGTACAATTGACTGCTCCAAAAGGCCGTGAAGATTGGCTGTTGGTTTTAGGTGAAGCAATCGAAGCAGCTAGCTTGTTTATATAG
- a CDS encoding AP2 domain-containing protein → MKKRIDLTGRQFNDLTVLSKAGIKERGRFWNVKCVCGKEFMIEQSLLKNGVIKDCGHESLTQTVKKKKSKKASNGTGYVGVTKNELKSGTRYKANISVKGKNKHLGTFLTLEEAIAARQEAEEKYR, encoded by the coding sequence ATGAAAAAAAGAATTGACTTAACAGGAAGACAATTCAACGATTTAACTGTTTTGAGTAAAGCGGGAATAAAAGAAAGAGGACGCTTTTGGAATGTTAAATGTGTCTGTGGTAAAGAATTTATGATCGAACAATCTCTTTTAAAGAATGGCGTTATTAAAGATTGCGGGCATGAATCATTAACCCAAACTGTTAAGAAGAAAAAATCTAAAAAAGCTTCAAATGGTACAGGTTATGTAGGTGTGACTAAGAACGAATTGAAAAGTGGCACACGCTACAAAGCAAATATTAGTGTAAAAGGTAAAAATAAACATTTAGGAACCTTTTTAACGCTTGAAGAAGCAATTGCTGCCCGTCAAGAAGCAGAAGAAAAATACAGATAA
- a CDS encoding AI-2E family transporter produces the protein MNKWLYYFNELTQSISKGLTGYLKAMAKLALLGLVILSIGLWYFNIDWWFLKALTIAIIDLVPIVGSGLIMVPWALGHLFLGNTTLAIQLGLLYVVLVIVRQIAEPIITGREIGVRAVYTLLSTVVCGIIFGPLGAVFGAVVAIILKSVFEVITIKDRVDS, from the coding sequence ATGAATAAATGGCTTTACTATTTTAATGAACTTACTCAATCTATTTCCAAAGGCTTAACCGGTTATTTAAAAGCAATGGCCAAGTTAGCGCTTCTCGGTCTGGTTATTTTGAGTATTGGATTGTGGTATTTCAATATTGATTGGTGGTTTCTCAAAGCACTAACCATTGCCATCATTGATCTCGTTCCTATTGTAGGAAGTGGCTTGATTATGGTTCCTTGGGCTTTAGGGCATCTGTTTTTAGGCAATACGACTTTAGCGATTCAATTGGGACTCTTGTATGTTGTTCTTGTAATTGTGCGCCAAATCGCTGAACCCATTATAACAGGCCGAGAAATTGGGGTACGCGCTGTTTATACCTTGCTATCAACAGTTGTGTGCGGGATTATATTTGGGCCATTAGGGGCAGTCTTCGGTGCAGTCGTAGCCATAATTCTAAAATCTGTCTTTGAAGTGATAACTATTAAAGACCGCGTTGATTCCTAA